The genomic DNA TGAACGTAAGTTTGCCGTATTAGTTTTAGGTAATTATTTTCGAGATATAAAAGGATTACTAGAATTAGCCCCTGTGGGATTAAGAACTTTGTTACGCAGAAAACTCCCATTTGATTTTGAACCTTCTCAAGGCGCTACTCAAGTGCGATCGCTCATTGATTCTGTCAGAAAAAGGAAGACAGAAGAGTAGAGTGCAGGGGGGCAGGGGTGCCGGGGTGCCGGGGGGCAGGGGGGCAGGGGTGCAGGGGGGCAGGGGTGCAGGGGAGCAAGGGGGAAAAGGGAAAAGGGGAAAGGGGAAAAGAGAATTTTCCCTTCTGCCTTCTGCCTTCTGCCTTCTGCCTTTTTTAACGAATAATCAGACGATATCTACCCCCTGCACCTCGTTCGCTGGCGTTGACTATGACGCGGTATCTACCGGAACGAGGTAAGGTGAGATTGAGGGCAGAATTGGGGCTATTTCGGCCTGCATTGTTATTTTCTGCTACCTTACGACCATCTGGGCCTAGAAGTGCCAAATAAGTGTCAAAATCAGGGCTTTCGAGAGTAATTCTGATGGGTTGACCAGCCACACCATCAAAAGTGTAGGATCTGTACCAACTGCCATCAGAAGGAAGTACGGGCGCACCTGGGCCGAGAGTACCTTGTAATTGGATGGGAGATCTAGTTCCTCTTTGGGGGGTAGAATTTCTCAAACCAGTACCTGATGCTAATGCTCTGAGGTCAAAAGCACCCACTTCTCCGGGTCGATAGGAATTGGCAATTAATAGGTAAGTGCCTGAAATCGGTAGATTAGTTACAATGCGGGCATTTTTGTTGCCGCCTGAGTTGTGATCTTGGGCTAAGGCGCGACCATTTGGTGCTACGAGGATTAAAAAGGGGTTGATTTCTTGACTTACCATGTCGATTCGGACTCTTTGACCAGCCCGACCCTGAAACCTGTAGGCTTTAAAGAAGCTGTTGTCTACGGGTAAGACGTTATCTCCTGGGCCTAATCGATCGCTAATTAGTTCGCCATTGAGTGCCAATGTTTGCGGAGGGTTAGTAGAACGTCTAGCGCGAGGAACTGTTTGGGCGACGCGAGGAGCAGTTCCTTGGCGAACGGAGGCGAGGAAAGGTTGTACTCGATCGATCGCAATGGCAAATCCAATCCCAATATTTCCCCCGGCTTGACTATTAGTAAAAATCGCCGTATTAACGCCTATTAATTCTCCTTGACTGTTAAGTAAAGGCCCTCCAGAATTACCAGGGTTAATAGCGGCATCAGTTTGGATTAAACCTCTTTCTCGATCGATCCGGCTCACAATTCCGACTGTAAAAGTGCCTTGAAAGCGACCAAAGGGATTACCAATAGCGTAGGCACGTTGTCCTACTTGTACCGCTCCTCGTGCTAAAGGAACAGTGGGTAAGTTATTTTGACCGCGAATTTTCAATACGGCTAAATCCAAACCGCGATCGCCAAAAGCTATCACATCTGCTGGCAAACGTCTACCATCTGCCAAAATTACGGTTAAAGTCCGAGAAGCATTTTGCACAACATGAGCGTTAGTTAAAACTAAGCCATCGGGACTAATAATGCTCCCACTGCCTGAACCGTTCGGTACAGCGATCGACACTACAGCCGGACTTGCTTTTTGATATACACGGACGTTAGTTTGTTCGTCAGTAGCTTGCGCTGAAACAGGAGTTGGATTCAGAATCAGCGGAGTAGTAACAGCTAACGAACTAATGCCAAAAACAGCTAATGTTGTTCTGGCAGCTATTAAGCTTGACGCAGCTACAGTTATAAGTTTAGTGTTCATCCTGAGATGATGATTTAATAGTACTTTGGTATTTGTTATGTGGCTAATGCCAGTTTTTTTACGGAGTTTGTCGCATTCAATTGAATGCAGCCAGATATTATGGTTATAACGTTTTTTATTATCTAATGTTTAGTTACTAACTAGTAATTGGTAATTGGATAGGAAAAATATTACCGTTTATTTTTTACAGTATCAATTTCAATAATAAACAATGAAAACTTTTTAACTTTACTTATTTATTCTCCCCTGCCCCCCTGCCCCCCTGCGCCCCTGCACCCCTGCGCCCCTGCTCCCCTGCTCCCCTAATTTAGCGGCTGTTCAGAGAGGTTGAGCCAATGGGATTTATTATCCAGCAAAGGCTCCAACCAACTCAGCCAGACTCAAGCCTATTTCCCATTGCAGCCATTGCTGGGCTACAGACTTAGATTGATGATTTTTGTTGCACCTGCAATTTATCGATAGTTTCCAAAGTTATCTTCCTCGTCTTTGGGATCGATCGGTTGATAATCTACATAATCATCTGGCGCTTTACGTGGTAGATTTTCCGGTTCTTCCCGTTCCGAAATATCTTCTGGAGGACGACGTTTTCTCGATCGAGTCGGAACGGTTTCCGAATTATCAAATTCATCTCTAGGAGGACGACGGGAAGAACTGCGAACTGGTTTTTCTTCCACATCCCTAGCACCCCAATCATCTACAGGTGGTTCAGGAGAACGAGATTCCGGGCGGGGACGGCGTTTGCGTGTGGGAACATCACTAGAGGCTAATCTATCTCTATCTCTATCCCGTTCCGCTAGGCCACTACTACGGTTGGAAGGACGACGACGGGGCTCATCATAGCTATTCCGAGAACTGCGTGAGTCACGGCTACCTCTGATGCGACGAGAAACTGGTAATTCTTCGTCT from Phormidium ambiguum IAM M-71 includes the following:
- a CDS encoding Ycf66 family protein yields the protein MLNFGQSFATFLGIALAVAGVGLYFLRSLRPELARDHDIFFAAISLVCGLILLFQGWRLDPILAFSQYLLAGSAVFFVVENLRLRGVTTEQAKRNTPIVDEERPVSREYRVYQEAELDELELEPDEELPVSRRIRGSRDSRSSRNSYDEPRRRPSNRSSGLAERDRDRDRLASSDVPTRKRRPRPESRSPEPPVDDWGARDVEEKPVRSSSRRPPRDEFDNSETVPTRSRKRRPPEDISEREEPENLPRKAPDDYVDYQPIDPKDEEDNFGNYR
- a CDS encoding trypsin-like peptidase domain-containing protein — translated: MNTKLITVAASSLIAARTTLAVFGISSLAVTTPLILNPTPVSAQATDEQTNVRVYQKASPAVVSIAVPNGSGSGSIISPDGLVLTNAHVVQNASRTLTVILADGRRLPADVIAFGDRGLDLAVLKIRGQNNLPTVPLARGAVQVGQRAYAIGNPFGRFQGTFTVGIVSRIDRERGLIQTDAAINPGNSGGPLLNSQGELIGVNTAIFTNSQAGGNIGIGFAIAIDRVQPFLASVRQGTAPRVAQTVPRARRSTNPPQTLALNGELISDRLGPGDNVLPVDNSFFKAYRFQGRAGQRVRIDMVSQEINPFLILVAPNGRALAQDHNSGGNKNARIVTNLPISGTYLLIANSYRPGEVGAFDLRALASGTGLRNSTPQRGTRSPIQLQGTLGPGAPVLPSDGSWYRSYTFDGVAGQPIRITLESPDFDTYLALLGPDGRKVAENNNAGRNSPNSALNLTLPRSGRYRVIVNASERGAGGRYRLIIR